A genome region from Dickeya dadantii NCPPB 898 includes the following:
- a CDS encoding ROK family transcriptional regulator, translating into MEKRELTATHRKLLGLLRRSGSLSRSALAAASGLTTAAVSMMTRDMLNLGLLEESDRAQGRRGPPQINLRPAAHAGYVLGVYAEYDLICLILMDYAGQCVAETTLRGDFRIVDSVANTLADAIRTLLDAQPQARDRLLAVSLALPARFDGGAMPVWIAPGLAAWRGVDIARQLSDRLGCPVLVENDANCAAIGELHFGSAAPDDSFFYLYIGKGIGGALILNGELHRGKQGNAGEIGALRTRAQSRPSFDDLHDCLLAAGEPLPSNTADADWQALAASPAGKSWVQRAAGELYGLLYSVTALLDPPCLYLGGTLPAPFMAGLQAAVMAQTPAPDDDAPLTLPPVRLSTLPTQNSAAFGAAALALNQY; encoded by the coding sequence ATGGAAAAGCGAGAACTCACCGCCACCCACCGCAAACTGCTGGGGTTGCTGCGCCGTTCGGGCAGCCTGTCGCGCAGCGCGCTGGCCGCCGCCAGCGGCCTGACTACCGCCGCCGTCAGCATGATGACGCGGGACATGCTCAACCTCGGCCTGCTGGAAGAGAGCGACCGGGCGCAGGGGCGGCGTGGCCCGCCGCAAATCAACCTGCGACCGGCGGCGCACGCGGGCTATGTACTGGGGGTGTACGCGGAATACGACCTGATTTGCCTGATCCTGATGGACTATGCCGGGCAGTGCGTGGCGGAAACCACCCTGCGCGGCGATTTCCGGATCGTTGACTCAGTGGCGAATACGCTGGCCGATGCTATCCGCACCCTGCTCGACGCTCAGCCGCAGGCCCGCGATCGGCTGTTGGCCGTCAGCCTGGCGCTGCCCGCCCGATTTGACGGCGGCGCCATGCCGGTGTGGATCGCCCCCGGTCTGGCGGCCTGGCGCGGGGTAGATATCGCCCGGCAGTTGAGCGACCGGCTGGGCTGCCCGGTGCTGGTGGAAAACGACGCCAACTGCGCCGCCATCGGCGAGTTGCATTTCGGTTCCGCCGCCCCGGACGACAGCTTTTTCTACCTGTATATCGGCAAGGGGATTGGCGGCGCGTTGATCCTGAATGGCGAACTTCATCGGGGCAAGCAAGGCAACGCGGGGGAGATTGGCGCGCTGCGCACCCGGGCGCAGTCACGCCCGTCGTTTGACGATCTGCATGACTGCCTGCTGGCGGCGGGCGAGCCGTTACCTTCCAATACCGCCGATGCGGACTGGCAGGCGCTGGCGGCCTCGCCGGCCGGAAAAAGTTGGGTCCAACGCGCGGCGGGGGAACTGTATGGGCTGCTCTATAGCGTCACCGCACTGCTCGACCCGCCTTGTCTCTACCTCGGCGGCACGCTGCCCGCTCCCTTCATGGCCGGGTTACAGGCCGCCGTTATGGCTCAGACGCCCGCGCCGGACGACGACGCGCCGCTGACGCTACCGCCGGTGCGCCTCTCAACGCTACCGACACAAAACAGCGCCGCCTTCGGCGCCGCCGCGCTGGCGCTTAATCAGTACTGA
- a CDS encoding NAD(P)/FAD-dependent oxidoreductase — protein sequence MEQFDVIIIGAGAAGLFCAAQAGQKGLRALLVDNGKKPGRKILMSGGGRCNFTNLYAEPAAYLSNNPHFCKSALARYTQWDFIDLVNRHGIAYHEKTLGQLFCDDSAQQIVDMLMKECETGKVTLRLRSEVLSVEKSEQFQVTLNTGVMQAPAVVIATGGLSMPGLGATPFGYQLAAQFGLKVLPTRAALVPFTLHKPLLEQLQTLSGVSVPAVVTAENGTTFRENILFTHRGLSGPAVLQLSSYWQPGEFVTINLLPNLDLTECLNNERLAHPNQSLKNTLAQWLPKRLVESLQALGQLPDVTLKQLNKPQQAEVETTLQQWRVQPNGTEGYRTAEVTLGGVDTRELSSKTMEANNVPGLYFIGEVVDVTGWLGGYNFQWAWSSAWACAQALG from the coding sequence GTGGAACAGTTTGACGTAATCATCATTGGCGCGGGCGCGGCCGGGCTGTTCTGTGCGGCGCAGGCAGGCCAGAAAGGGCTGCGGGCGCTGCTGGTGGACAACGGCAAAAAACCGGGCCGCAAGATTCTGATGTCCGGCGGCGGGCGCTGCAACTTCACGAATCTGTACGCCGAACCCGCGGCCTATCTGTCGAACAACCCGCACTTCTGTAAATCCGCCCTCGCCCGCTACACCCAGTGGGATTTCATCGATCTGGTCAACCGTCATGGCATCGCGTACCACGAAAAAACCCTCGGCCAGCTGTTCTGCGACGATTCCGCGCAGCAGATCGTCGATATGCTGATGAAAGAGTGTGAAACCGGCAAGGTGACGCTGCGCCTGCGCAGCGAGGTGCTGTCGGTGGAAAAAAGCGAGCAGTTTCAGGTGACGCTCAACACCGGGGTGATGCAGGCGCCGGCGGTGGTGATCGCCACCGGCGGGCTGTCGATGCCGGGGCTGGGCGCCACCCCGTTCGGCTATCAACTGGCGGCGCAGTTTGGCCTCAAGGTGTTACCGACCCGCGCCGCGCTGGTGCCGTTTACCCTGCACAAACCGCTGCTGGAACAGTTGCAGACGCTCTCCGGCGTGTCGGTACCGGCGGTGGTTACGGCCGAAAACGGCACCACCTTCCGCGAAAATATTCTGTTTACCCACCGCGGCCTGTCCGGCCCGGCGGTCCTACAGCTGTCCAGCTACTGGCAACCGGGGGAATTCGTCACCATCAACCTGTTGCCCAACCTTGATCTGACCGAATGCCTTAACAATGAACGTCTGGCACACCCGAATCAAAGCCTGAAAAACACGCTGGCGCAATGGCTGCCGAAACGGCTGGTGGAAAGCCTGCAGGCGCTGGGGCAATTACCGGACGTCACGCTGAAACAGCTCAACAAGCCGCAACAGGCCGAGGTGGAAACCACGCTGCAACAGTGGCGGGTCCAGCCTAACGGCACTGAAGGCTACCGCACGGCGGAAGTGACGCTCGGCGGCGTTGACACCCGCGAGTTGTCGTCAAAAACGATGGAAGCCAACAACGTGCCGGGCCTGTACTTCATTGGCGAAGTGGTGGACGTCACCGGCTGGCTCGGCGGTTACAACTTCCAGTGGGCCTGGAGCTCCGCCTGGGCGTGCGCACAGGCGCTGGGGTAA
- a CDS encoding DUF1471 domain-containing protein, translating to MKAIKNFVAVIALATVSFGTFAATTSTATEVQQSASLSVGTVSATAATLDGLQASLSEKANAAGAKSFRIISATSGENQMHGVAELYN from the coding sequence ATGAAAGCTATCAAAAACTTTGTTGCAGTTATCGCCCTGGCTACCGTTTCTTTCGGCACCTTTGCTGCGACCACGTCCACTGCGACTGAAGTACAGCAATCCGCCAGCCTGTCCGTCGGCACCGTCAGCGCGACTGCCGCTACGCTGGATGGCCTGCAAGCCAGCCTGTCTGAAAAAGCGAACGCCGCCGGCGCCAAATCGTTCCGCATCATCTCCGCCACCTCCGGCGAAAACCAGATGCACGGCGTGGCTGAACTGTACAACTAA
- a CDS encoding endonuclease/exonuclease/phosphatase family protein — MHIVSYNIQYGLGRDGRYDLARIADEVRGADIICMQEVERFWQRSGMMDQPAELAALLGEYHWVYGANLDVDASTVAADGRVVNRRRQFGTLTLSRRPILSSRNFPLPKFGTLTQHSIQQGVLETVIDTGAGAIRVYNTHLSHLCAGTRLPQVEAMLALFARAPDEGGAWCGGHPDPSAGWTEGRMPLMPLEMILMGDLNCLPDSEEYSRLVGPVSPHHGRLVRHRGLMDAWVAAGQPESSGSTHPDVGGRIDHCLLTPSLGLTVRRCWADTENQGSDHHPLWVELQ, encoded by the coding sequence ATGCATATTGTTAGCTACAACATTCAATACGGTCTTGGCCGCGACGGTCGCTACGATCTGGCTCGCATCGCCGATGAAGTGCGCGGTGCGGATATCATCTGTATGCAGGAAGTGGAACGCTTCTGGCAACGCTCCGGCATGATGGATCAACCGGCGGAGCTGGCGGCGCTGCTGGGTGAGTACCACTGGGTGTACGGCGCCAATCTGGACGTGGACGCCAGCACCGTGGCGGCGGACGGTCGGGTCGTCAATCGTCGCCGCCAGTTCGGTACTCTGACGCTGTCCCGCCGGCCGATTCTCTCCAGCCGCAACTTTCCGCTGCCGAAATTCGGCACCCTGACCCAGCACTCTATTCAGCAAGGCGTGCTGGAAACGGTGATCGACACCGGTGCCGGGGCGATCCGCGTCTATAACACCCATCTCAGTCATCTGTGCGCCGGCACCCGGTTGCCGCAGGTGGAGGCGATGCTGGCGCTTTTCGCCCGCGCCCCGGATGAAGGCGGTGCCTGGTGCGGCGGACATCCCGACCCGAGCGCGGGCTGGACCGAAGGCCGGATGCCGCTGATGCCGCTGGAGATGATCCTGATGGGGGACTTGAACTGCCTGCCGGACAGTGAGGAGTACAGCCGTCTGGTTGGGCCGGTGTCGCCGCATCACGGCCGGCTGGTTCGCCACCGTGGGCTGATGGACGCCTGGGTCGCCGCCGGTCAGCCGGAGAGCAGCGGTTCTACTCATCCGGATGTCGGCGGCCGTATCGATCACTGCCTGTTGACGCCATCGCTGGGGCTGACGGTGCGCCGTTGCTGGGCGGATACCGAGAATCAAGGCTCCGATCACCACCCGCTGTGGGTCGAATTGCAATAA
- a CDS encoding carbohydrate ABC transporter permease, with the protein MPVTLSNRPAGVHPARWLAPAISVLAVFFVAPMLLNLVIAFSDMGSNLQISAFGTDNLMRLLVADKRLPAILLTTLVYVVSTLLLFNLGLGIVLAIATTAVPPALGALFRGIWFLPRISPSVLYALLWIWAADPSPHSLINQVVVGVFGLPPLNLRNDHPMILIVVANGLVGASFAMVILASTIRAIPAHLWHAARVDGAGEWSVIRHVVLPALKSPVCFIALYQALSLMVTYEYILLITGGGPVYDTTTYALYIYRRAFESGAYGYGAMLALGLMVFGGLLTLLQWRMMNMRAQFTPPRIEVMR; encoded by the coding sequence ATGCCTGTGACGTTGTCGAATCGCCCGGCCGGTGTGCATCCTGCGCGCTGGCTGGCCCCCGCCATCTCGGTGCTGGCGGTGTTTTTTGTCGCGCCGATGCTGCTCAATCTGGTGATTGCCTTTAGCGACATGGGCAGCAATTTGCAGATAAGCGCCTTTGGCACCGACAACCTGATGCGGTTGCTGGTGGCGGACAAACGCCTGCCGGCGATCCTGCTGACCACGCTGGTGTACGTGGTCAGTACGCTGCTGTTGTTCAATCTGGGGCTGGGCATCGTGCTGGCGATCGCCACCACCGCGGTGCCGCCGGCGCTGGGGGCGCTGTTTCGCGGCATCTGGTTTCTGCCGCGTATTTCGCCGTCGGTGCTGTACGCGCTGTTGTGGATCTGGGCGGCGGACCCGTCGCCCCACAGCCTGATCAATCAGGTGGTGGTCGGCGTGTTCGGGCTGCCGCCGCTTAATCTGCGCAACGACCATCCGATGATACTGATTGTGGTGGCTAACGGCCTGGTGGGCGCTTCGTTTGCGATGGTGATTCTCGCCTCCACCATTCGCGCTATTCCGGCCCACCTGTGGCATGCCGCGCGGGTAGACGGCGCCGGGGAGTGGTCGGTGATTCGCCATGTGGTGCTGCCGGCGCTGAAAAGCCCGGTGTGTTTCATCGCGTTGTATCAGGCGCTGTCGCTGATGGTGACTTACGAATACATCCTGCTGATTACCGGCGGCGGCCCGGTGTACGACACCACCACCTATGCGCTCTACATTTATCGACGCGCCTTCGAGTCCGGCGCTTATGGCTACGGCGCCATGCTGGCGCTGGGGCTGATGGTGTTCGGAGGGCTGCTGACGCTGTTGCAGTGGCGGATGATGAACATGCGCGCGCAGTTTACCCCGCCGCGTATCGAGGTGATGCGATGA
- a CDS encoding ABC transporter substrate-binding protein translates to MRKLVSLSLSVLLASGLIAHSAVADVIKLKLWTLNDRNAPMRTVNIEEAAGVLNQQFAAAGVDRKIVIDTHASAVQGWDDLALDTLKAFGVNQGPDIVLLPHEWIGEFARNGYAMPMDGQIKANPWVYADILPVLWEAMKYQGKVYGVPQDAEIRMFFYNKDMLRKIGKDEAFIDSLPARVDSGEFTMDDLTALAKEVVDRHAAPIGMLHRPNVGIDYLMVFAACGAKFMDEKTGKLLFAKKEVETALSWYARNVAAGVTPTDNTAMSWDTIQTAFKQEKAFLFHQGIWAMAWQVNDNFGPAWPADKAGYTHKIGWIPAPAAVKGGKPANLSHPIAYVVSNKSQYKDLAAQLVAIASLPYYNNRHAVSSYHTAISYAQTAMPQYTDNWALSEAGKMMKNITFVPNHARFGDYNRVLFKGLQAVETKRMTPAQAVDFIADELETQLGKDVEIVDSLH, encoded by the coding sequence GTGCGTAAACTTGTTTCGTTATCCCTGTCGGTGTTACTGGCGAGCGGGCTGATAGCCCACAGTGCGGTGGCGGATGTCATCAAACTCAAACTCTGGACCCTGAATGACAGAAATGCGCCGATGCGCACCGTCAACATCGAGGAGGCGGCCGGGGTGCTCAACCAGCAATTCGCCGCGGCGGGGGTGGATCGCAAAATCGTTATCGATACCCATGCCAGCGCGGTGCAGGGCTGGGACGATCTGGCGCTGGATACGCTGAAAGCCTTCGGCGTCAATCAGGGGCCGGACATCGTGCTGCTGCCGCATGAGTGGATCGGCGAGTTTGCCCGCAACGGTTACGCCATGCCGATGGACGGGCAGATTAAGGCGAATCCGTGGGTGTACGCCGATATTTTGCCGGTGCTGTGGGAGGCGATGAAGTACCAGGGCAAGGTGTACGGCGTCCCGCAGGATGCCGAGATCCGCATGTTTTTCTATAACAAGGACATGCTGCGCAAGATCGGCAAGGACGAGGCTTTTATCGATAGCCTGCCCGCCCGCGTGGACAGCGGTGAGTTCACCATGGATGACCTGACGGCGCTGGCGAAAGAGGTGGTAGACCGCCACGCCGCGCCGATCGGCATGCTGCATCGCCCGAATGTCGGCATCGATTATCTGATGGTGTTTGCCGCCTGCGGCGCGAAATTCATGGATGAGAAAACCGGCAAGCTGCTGTTTGCGAAGAAAGAGGTTGAAACGGCGCTGAGCTGGTACGCCCGCAATGTGGCGGCCGGCGTAACGCCGACCGACAACACCGCCATGAGCTGGGACACCATCCAGACCGCGTTCAAGCAGGAAAAAGCTTTCCTGTTCCATCAGGGCATCTGGGCGATGGCCTGGCAGGTGAACGATAACTTTGGCCCGGCGTGGCCCGCCGATAAAGCGGGTTACACCCACAAGATCGGCTGGATACCGGCACCGGCGGCGGTGAAGGGCGGCAAGCCCGCCAACCTGTCGCACCCCATCGCCTACGTGGTCAGCAATAAGAGCCAGTACAAAGATCTGGCGGCGCAGCTGGTGGCTATCGCCAGTCTGCCGTACTACAACAATCGCCACGCCGTCAGTTCCTATCACACCGCCATCAGCTATGCCCAGACCGCGATGCCGCAATACACCGACAACTGGGCGCTGAGCGAAGCCGGCAAAATGATGAAAAACATTACCTTTGTGCCGAATCACGCCCGCTTTGGCGACTATAACCGGGTGCTGTTCAAAGGCTTGCAGGCGGTGGAAACCAAACGCATGACCCCGGCGCAGGCGGTGGACTTTATCGCCGACGAGCTGGAAACCCAACTGGGCAAGGACGTGGAAATCGTGGATAGCCTGCATTGA
- a CDS encoding DUF1471 domain-containing protein produces the protein MKAIKNFVAVIALATVSFGTFAATTSNATEVQQSASLSAGTVSATANTLDGLQASLSEKASAAGAKSFRIISATGNENQMRGVAELYN, from the coding sequence ATGAAAGCTATCAAAAACTTTGTTGCAGTTATCGCCCTGGCTACTGTTTCTTTCGGCACTTTCGCGGCTACCACGTCCAACGCGACTGAAGTACAGCAATCCGCCAGCCTGTCCGCCGGCACCGTTAGCGCAACTGCCAATACGCTGGACGGTTTGCAGGCCAGCCTGTCTGAAAAAGCGAGTGCTGCCGGCGCCAAATCGTTCCGCATCATCTCCGCTACCGGCAACGAAAATCAGATGCGCGGCGTGGCTGAACTGTATAACTGA
- a CDS encoding AAA family ATPase: MKIKQFRLHNVGRFTSLDALIAPTADYPSNVTVLVGNNGAGKTSILQALATSLSWLVARVRSEKGSGSGINEGTITNGHTSAAIEVMAQDTPPLSGHAADNDAEYHWTLAKTRSGKKGQHTSQLNAVSALADHYRSALTQNEQSSLPLIAFYPVERSVLDIPLKIKNKHHFQQVDGYDNALNQGVDFRRFFEWFREQEDIENEN, encoded by the coding sequence ATGAAAATAAAGCAATTCAGGTTGCACAACGTCGGGCGCTTTACTTCTCTTGATGCCCTCATCGCGCCAACGGCTGATTATCCTTCCAACGTAACGGTGCTGGTCGGCAATAATGGCGCCGGGAAAACCTCCATTTTGCAAGCGCTGGCAACCTCGCTCAGCTGGCTGGTAGCACGGGTGCGCAGTGAAAAAGGCAGCGGTAGCGGCATCAACGAAGGCACCATTACCAATGGCCATACTTCCGCCGCGATTGAGGTCATGGCACAAGATACTCCTCCGCTCTCAGGCCATGCTGCCGACAACGACGCTGAATACCATTGGACGCTGGCAAAAACCCGCAGCGGTAAAAAAGGGCAGCACACCAGCCAGTTGAATGCGGTTTCCGCGCTGGCGGATCATTATCGCTCCGCATTAACGCAAAACGAGCAAAGCAGCTTACCGCTAATCGCCTTTTATCCAGTCGAACGCAGCGTGCTGGATATTCCGCTGAAAATAAAAAATAAACATCATTTTCAACAGGTAGATGGGTATGACAACGCGCTCAATCAGGGGGTGGATTTCCGGCGTTTTTTCGAATGGTTTCGTGAGCAGGAAGATATTGAAAACGAAAACTGA
- a CDS encoding carbohydrate ABC transporter permease yields MTTMNAVDWARQAARSRWNRVGFLASVVLFLTLVSIPIVTPYLWLLAISFTHRDGDSEYQVLWRLLTIAALAYGLLLAVAWRARTEQRARRLRWLVGLAALLVFGLWVAPQLTLHNYRFLWNPDVQATGMQSGTLPSVWTALGNSLLFAGGHTLLVTLLAVPAAYALSRLGFRRREGVLKALLLLHAFPVMALTVALFIQLYWMGLLNSLWGVMLVMCALELPFAIFVMKNFFDGVSWDIEMSAITDGASRFQAFRLVVLPQVTGGIIAIATFAFLRGWEEYIFVRTLLIDSGRMTMSLYLFWASQDSMGADSGLIAAVGVIYILPVLALYLLTQKYLTQMSVGGIKG; encoded by the coding sequence ATGACGACGATGAACGCTGTCGACTGGGCGCGTCAGGCGGCGCGCTCGCGCTGGAACCGGGTGGGTTTTCTGGCGAGCGTGGTGCTGTTTCTGACGCTGGTATCGATACCGATTGTGACCCCTTATCTGTGGCTGCTGGCTATCTCGTTTACCCATCGGGATGGCGACAGCGAGTATCAGGTGCTGTGGCGATTGCTGACGATCGCCGCGCTGGCGTACGGCTTGCTGCTTGCCGTCGCCTGGCGGGCGCGTACCGAACAACGTGCCCGCCGCTTGCGGTGGCTGGTTGGGCTGGCGGCGCTGCTGGTATTCGGCCTGTGGGTTGCTCCGCAACTCACGTTGCACAACTACCGCTTTCTGTGGAACCCGGATGTGCAGGCCACCGGTATGCAAAGCGGCACGCTGCCGTCTGTCTGGACCGCGCTTGGCAACTCGCTGCTGTTTGCTGGCGGCCACACGCTGCTGGTGACGCTGCTGGCGGTGCCTGCCGCCTATGCCTTGTCCCGGCTTGGCTTCCGACGGCGCGAAGGGGTGCTAAAAGCCCTGCTGCTGTTGCACGCCTTTCCGGTGATGGCGTTGACGGTGGCTCTCTTTATTCAGCTCTACTGGATGGGGCTGCTCAACAGCCTGTGGGGCGTGATGCTGGTGATGTGCGCGCTTGAACTGCCGTTCGCCATCTTCGTGATGAAGAATTTTTTCGACGGCGTGTCGTGGGATATCGAAATGAGCGCCATTACCGACGGTGCCAGCCGCTTTCAGGCCTTCCGGCTGGTGGTGTTGCCGCAGGTGACCGGCGGCATTATCGCCATCGCCACCTTTGCCTTTCTGCGCGGCTGGGAGGAGTACATTTTTGTGCGCACCCTGCTGATCGACAGCGGCAGGATGACCATGAGCCTGTACCTGTTCTGGGCGTCGCAGGACAGCATGGGCGCGGATTCCGGGCTGATTGCCGCTGTGGGCGTCATCTACATCCTGCCGGTGCTGGCGCTGTATCTGTTAACTCAAAAATACCTGACGCAAATGAGCGTCGGTGGAATTAAAGGCTGA
- a CDS encoding AAA family ATPase produces MGMTTRSIRGWISGVFSNGFVSRKILKTKTESSLADILSNMIENDPDQFITQILSPNNKNKNINVEEQLTKIKNGLATLKSNKDPQLDAVRQAIYRFMPGFSNLRVRRKPRLHMSINKEGKPLNVLQLSQGEKSLMALVGDIARRLAIMNPTLDNPLHGQGIVLIDEVDMHLHPSWQRSIIERLTTTFPHCQFILTTHSPLVISDYKDVLVYSLDNGELTVVPSQYGQDANSVLLEVMDTHIRNARIAEKFSDLLDMIQRQQLTPAKALLDELTAELPATNLELTKARLLLRKQELRGEKNH; encoded by the coding sequence ATGGGTATGACAACGCGCTCAATCAGGGGGTGGATTTCCGGCGTTTTTTCGAATGGTTTCGTGAGCAGGAAGATATTGAAAACGAAAACTGAGTCATCCTTGGCAGACATCCTTTCTAATATGATCGAAAACGATCCCGATCAGTTTATTACTCAAATTCTCAGCCCAAACAACAAAAATAAAAATATCAATGTTGAAGAACAATTAACAAAAATAAAGAATGGGTTGGCAACATTAAAATCGAATAAAGACCCACAGCTTGATGCCGTTCGACAGGCTATTTATCGCTTTATGCCGGGTTTTTCCAATCTGCGAGTACGCCGCAAACCCCGCCTGCATATGTCCATCAATAAAGAGGGAAAGCCGCTTAACGTGCTGCAACTGTCGCAGGGCGAAAAATCGCTGATGGCGCTGGTGGGTGATATCGCGCGTCGTCTGGCGATTATGAATCCGACGCTGGACAACCCGTTGCACGGGCAAGGCATTGTGCTGATCGATGAAGTGGATATGCACCTGCATCCGTCGTGGCAGCGCAGCATTATCGAACGGCTGACCACCACCTTCCCCCACTGCCAGTTTATTCTGACCACCCACTCGCCGCTGGTGATCAGCGATTACAAAGATGTGTTGGTGTATTCACTGGATAACGGCGAACTGACCGTGGTGCCATCCCAATACGGTCAGGATGCCAATAGCGTGTTGCTGGAGGTGATGGATACCCATATCCGTAACGCGCGAATCGCGGAAAAATTTAGTGACCTGCTGGACATGATCCAGCGCCAGCAATTAACGCCAGCCAAAGCGTTATTGGATGAACTGACCGCGGAGTTGCCCGCCACCAATCTGGAATTGACCAAAGCCCGCCTATTACTGCGCAAACAGGAGTTACGCGGTGAGAAAAATCACTAA
- a CDS encoding ABC transporter ATP-binding protein yields MAEIVLDGVTKAWGDTPVLHPVNLTLADGEFVAILGPSGCGKSTTLFLLAGLYAPTQGQILFDGQRVNGVDARDRNVGVVFQSYALYPHLSVYDNIAFPLRFKPAERAERDQRVREAAALVQVTELLERKPSALSGGQQQRVALARALVKRPSLLLLDEPLSNLDATLRMTMRTELKAIHARSRATTLMVTHDQLEAMTLASRIICMNQGRVEQIGTPQQLYRQPANTFVAGFIGSPPICLLPGQASGRRLTVGEISWGLSSTYHGALTLGIRPEDVTLTPLGAGPLSGRIEHIEPMGREVLYRLHTSLGPLQALAAGSTAQYDAGMLVGVSPSVDALLLFDADGNRLPDVGVVLPADVVSACRTAG; encoded by the coding sequence ATGGCGGAGATTGTACTTGATGGCGTAACCAAAGCCTGGGGCGATACGCCGGTGCTGCACCCGGTTAATCTGACGCTGGCTGACGGCGAGTTTGTGGCGATCCTCGGGCCGTCCGGCTGCGGCAAATCCACCACGCTGTTTCTGCTGGCCGGACTGTATGCGCCGACGCAAGGGCAGATTCTGTTCGACGGCCAGCGGGTGAACGGCGTGGACGCGCGCGACCGCAACGTTGGCGTGGTGTTCCAGTCTTACGCGCTGTACCCGCATCTGAGCGTGTACGACAACATTGCGTTTCCGCTGCGTTTCAAACCCGCGGAACGTGCCGAGCGCGACCAGCGGGTGCGGGAAGCGGCGGCGCTGGTACAGGTGACGGAACTGCTGGAGCGCAAGCCGTCGGCGCTGTCCGGCGGACAGCAGCAGCGGGTAGCGCTGGCGCGGGCGTTGGTTAAGCGGCCGTCGCTGTTATTGCTGGACGAGCCGTTGTCCAACCTCGACGCCACCTTGCGTATGACGATGCGCACCGAACTGAAAGCGATTCACGCCCGTTCGCGCGCCACCACGCTGATGGTGACGCACGATCAACTGGAAGCCATGACGCTCGCCAGCCGCATTATCTGTATGAATCAGGGGCGGGTGGAGCAGATCGGCACCCCGCAACAGCTCTATCGCCAGCCCGCTAATACCTTTGTCGCCGGCTTTATCGGCTCGCCGCCGATCTGCCTGCTGCCGGGGCAGGCCAGCGGCCGTCGGTTGACGGTGGGCGAAATAAGCTGGGGGTTGTCATCGACGTATCACGGCGCGCTGACGCTCGGTATCCGGCCGGAAGACGTCACCCTGACGCCGCTGGGCGCCGGCCCGCTGTCCGGGCGCATCGAACACATTGAGCCGATGGGGCGGGAGGTCTTGTACCGCCTGCACACGTCGCTTGGGCCGTTGCAGGCGCTGGCGGCCGGTTCGACGGCGCAGTATGACGCGGGGATGCTCGTCGGGGTGTCGCCGTCGGTGGATGCTCTGCTGCTGTTTGACGCCGACGGCAATCGTCTGCCCGATGTCGGCGTGGTACTGCCCGCCGATGTCGTTTCCGCCTGCCGGACGGCAGGTTAA